One region of Streptomyces leeuwenhoekii genomic DNA includes:
- a CDS encoding VOC family protein, whose protein sequence is MAAIPYLKYEDVARALEWLSEAFGFTERERFAHPDGPVFHAEMMTSSGDPVYLAGPGDDYHSPVRTGYRNAMVSVDVEDVDAQYKRAEAAGAKPVFPPTDTPQGMRVCKVEDHEGHEWFFSERLTRG, encoded by the coding sequence ATGGCAGCTATCCCTTACCTGAAGTACGAGGATGTGGCCCGGGCCCTGGAGTGGCTGAGCGAGGCGTTCGGGTTCACGGAGCGGGAGCGGTTCGCGCACCCGGACGGTCCGGTGTTCCACGCCGAGATGATGACGTCCTCCGGCGATCCGGTCTATCTGGCCGGGCCGGGCGACGACTACCACTCCCCGGTCCGCACCGGCTACCGGAACGCGATGGTGTCGGTCGACGTCGAGGACGTGGACGCCCAGTACAAGCGGGCGGAGGCCGCGGGCGCCAAGCCGGTCTTCCCTCCGACGGACACGCCGCAGGGCATGCGTGTGTGCAAGGTGGAGGACCATGAGGGACACGAGTGGTTCTTCAGCGAGCGGCTCACCCGCGGGTAG
- a CDS encoding cytochrome P450 → MAQLDEEAPRPADAGGTPPSFPFPITSALDPSPEYARLRAEKPVSRVTLPSGDTAWIVTRYEDVRFVFNDARFSRQAATRPEAPKLMPGVEGDPDSIVSKDAPDHTRLRRLVAPAFTVRRIEGMREGIQSTVDGLLDAMEEAGKPGDVVSSLAGPLPIITICDLLGVPPADRDRFREWSDTMFRTSPDELETAVAARNALIGYLAAMVQQRRAKPADDLLGVLIAARDNDDRLSERELISFAGGLIVAGYETTANRLANAVLVLLRNPDQLELLRADPELIADAVEELLRFIPGGAAGGLMRVAVEDVEVGGELIRAGDGVIAITNSANRDESVWDSPDRFDITRKPGSHTSFGHGIHHCVGAQLARLELQIGIGTLLRRFPGLRLAVPEAELPWKKNVVIHALEALPVTW, encoded by the coding sequence GTGGCCCAGCTTGACGAAGAAGCGCCCCGGCCGGCCGACGCGGGCGGGACGCCCCCGTCCTTCCCGTTCCCGATCACGTCCGCCCTCGACCCGTCACCGGAGTATGCGCGGCTGCGCGCGGAGAAGCCGGTCAGCCGTGTCACCCTGCCCAGCGGCGACACCGCGTGGATCGTGACCCGCTACGAGGACGTGCGGTTCGTCTTCAACGACGCCCGGTTCAGCCGCCAGGCCGCCACCCGCCCCGAGGCGCCCAAGCTGATGCCCGGTGTCGAGGGGGACCCCGACTCCATCGTCAGCAAGGACGCACCCGACCACACCCGGCTGCGCAGGCTCGTTGCCCCCGCCTTCACCGTCCGGCGCATCGAGGGCATGCGGGAGGGCATCCAGAGCACCGTCGACGGGCTGCTGGACGCCATGGAGGAGGCGGGCAAGCCCGGGGACGTGGTCTCCTCGCTGGCCGGACCGCTGCCGATCATCACCATCTGCGACCTGCTCGGGGTTCCTCCGGCGGACCGGGACAGGTTCCGTGAGTGGTCGGACACGATGTTCCGCACCTCGCCCGACGAGCTGGAGACGGCCGTCGCCGCGCGCAACGCGCTGATCGGCTACCTCGCCGCCATGGTCCAGCAACGCCGCGCGAAGCCCGCGGACGACCTGCTGGGCGTCCTGATAGCCGCCCGCGACAACGACGACCGGCTCAGTGAGCGAGAGCTCATCTCCTTCGCCGGCGGCCTGATCGTCGCCGGCTACGAGACGACCGCCAACCGTCTGGCGAACGCCGTCCTGGTACTGCTGCGCAACCCCGACCAGCTGGAGCTGCTGCGAGCCGATCCGGAGCTGATCGCCGACGCCGTCGAGGAACTGCTGCGCTTCATCCCCGGCGGTGCCGCGGGCGGGCTGATGCGAGTGGCCGTCGAGGACGTGGAGGTCGGGGGAGAGTTGATAAGGGCCGGTGACGGTGTCATCGCCATCACCAACTCCGCCAACCGCGACGAGTCGGTCTGGGATTCCCCCGACCGGTTCGACATCACCCGCAAGCCCGGTTCCCACACCTCGTTCGGCCATGGCATCCACCACTGCGTGGGCGCCCAGCTCGCCCGGCTGGAACTGCAGATCGGCATCGGCACCCTGCTGCGCCGCTTCCCTGGCCTGAGGCTCGCGGTGCCCGAGGCCGAACTCCCCTGGAAGAAGAACGTGGTCATCCACGCCCTGGAGGCGCTGCCTGTCACCTGGTGA
- a CDS encoding cytochrome P450: protein MEANLPTSYPVPRTCPLDPAPVFGSLRENRRLHRVRLDFDGSEVWLVTRHSDARAVLSDERFSSDFSREGFPARMTVQPPGPGTFIRMDPPEHSRLRRAVVGEFKRKRVEALRPAVQTIVDDLIDSMLKSGSPADLVQCVALPLPTLVICELLGVPYADRHFFQECTGVIGDHSATPARRQVVRDELRAYIDRLVGRKTEHPEDDLLSRVAAERDRDHLTHDEIVGIATLLMIAGFETIANQIGVGTLTLLRHPEQIRALLADPSLVPGVVEETLRHQTVIDYGLRRVAVQDVEIAGQTIRAGEGVVVVLASANRDEDAFPDPDRLDPRREANEHLAFGHGLHQCVGQLLARLQLSVLWGTLFTRVPTLRTAEPLEEIPFRTDMFVHGVHALPVTW, encoded by the coding sequence TTGGAAGCGAACCTGCCGACGTCGTATCCCGTCCCGCGCACGTGCCCGCTCGATCCGGCGCCCGTGTTCGGCAGTCTGCGCGAGAACCGCCGGCTGCACCGCGTCCGTCTGGACTTCGACGGAAGTGAGGTGTGGCTCGTCACCCGCCACTCCGACGCCCGTGCGGTGCTCTCCGACGAACGGTTCAGTTCCGATTTCTCCCGCGAGGGATTTCCCGCGCGTATGACGGTTCAGCCGCCGGGGCCTGGAACGTTTATCCGCATGGATCCCCCGGAGCACAGCCGACTGCGCCGAGCCGTCGTCGGCGAATTCAAGAGGAAACGGGTGGAGGCACTCCGCCCCGCGGTACAGACGATCGTCGACGACCTGATCGATTCCATGCTGAAGAGCGGTTCTCCCGCGGACCTCGTGCAATGCGTCGCCCTTCCGCTGCCGACCCTGGTCATCTGTGAACTCCTCGGTGTTCCCTACGCCGACCGGCATTTCTTCCAGGAATGCACCGGGGTCATCGGCGACCACTCCGCCACTCCCGCGCGCCGGCAGGTCGTACGGGACGAACTGCGCGCCTACATCGACCGTCTGGTCGGCCGCAAGACGGAGCACCCCGAGGACGACCTGCTGAGCCGGGTGGCCGCGGAGCGGGACCGTGACCACCTCACCCACGACGAGATCGTCGGCATCGCCACCCTGCTGATGATCGCCGGATTCGAGACGATCGCCAACCAGATCGGCGTCGGCACGCTGACCCTGCTGCGGCACCCGGAGCAGATCAGGGCGCTGCTCGCGGACCCCTCGCTGGTACCGGGTGTCGTCGAGGAGACGCTGCGCCACCAGACGGTGATCGACTACGGGCTGCGGCGGGTCGCCGTGCAGGACGTGGAGATCGCCGGGCAGACCATCCGCGCCGGCGAGGGCGTCGTGGTCGTGCTGGCCTCGGCGAACCGTGACGAGGACGCCTTCCCCGACCCCGACCGGCTCGATCCGCGCCGTGAAGCGAACGAGCATCTGGCGTTCGGCCACGGCCTCCACCAGTGCGTGGGCCAGCTACTCGCCCGTCTGCAACTAAGCGTGCTGTGGGGCACGTTGTTCACCCGCGTGCCCACCCTGCGGACCGCCGAGCCGCTGGAGGAGATCCCGTTCCGCACCGACATGTTCGTCCACGGTGTCCACGCACTGCCGGTGACCTGGTGA
- a CDS encoding DUF3224 domain-containing protein encodes MGQNATGTRVLKSWDEKDFTEADGRKLTSSAIAYSYTGAIEGDGVQQYVMFYRAEDSTTFVGLEQIVGRLDGRSGSFVLQHTGELTGDTAEVTWTVVPGSGTGELAGLTGTGGFTATHEEAGNATYRLDYSFE; translated from the coding sequence ATGGGTCAGAACGCCACCGGCACTCGGGTTCTGAAGAGCTGGGACGAGAAGGACTTCACCGAGGCCGACGGCAGGAAACTGACGAGCTCGGCCATTGCGTACTCCTACACCGGGGCCATCGAGGGCGACGGGGTGCAGCAGTACGTGATGTTCTACCGCGCGGAGGACTCCACCACGTTCGTCGGGCTGGAGCAGATCGTGGGACGCCTCGACGGCAGGTCCGGCAGTTTCGTGCTCCAGCACACCGGCGAGCTGACCGGGGACACGGCCGAGGTCACGTGGACCGTCGTGCCCGGCTCCGGCACGGGAGAGCTGGCCGGGCTGACGGGCACGGGGGGCTTCACCGCCACCCACGAGGAGGCGGGCAACGCCACCTACCGGCTCGACTACTCCTTCGAGTGA
- a CDS encoding nuclear transport factor 2 family protein, whose translation MSTLDLSGCHPIFVRQIECLQNKDIDGLMETYHREATVVRFQGILNGFDEIRDTFGRYMDIQARYERLLEYTHSEDTIFMRAVMSVRGERELGFGAYVLRDGLIWRQVAGIEGGMRDWFAQNGSTGHAEGRPEAPGGRR comes from the coding sequence ATGTCGACCCTCGACCTGTCGGGCTGCCATCCCATCTTCGTGCGCCAGATCGAATGCCTGCAGAACAAGGACATCGACGGGCTGATGGAGACCTACCACCGGGAGGCGACCGTCGTCCGCTTCCAGGGCATCCTCAACGGCTTCGACGAGATCAGGGACACCTTCGGCCGGTACATGGACATTCAGGCCAGGTACGAGCGGCTGCTGGAGTACACCCACAGCGAGGACACCATCTTCATGCGCGCGGTGATGAGCGTACGCGGCGAGCGGGAACTCGGGTTCGGAGCCTATGTACTGCGCGACGGACTGATCTGGAGGCAGGTGGCGGGAATCGAGGGCGGTATGCGCGACTGGTTCGCACAGAACGGATCGACAGGGCATGCTGAGGGGCGGCCTGAGGCGCCCGGCGGGCGCCGCTGA